A single window of Vigna radiata var. radiata cultivar VC1973A chromosome 4, Vradiata_ver6, whole genome shotgun sequence DNA harbors:
- the LOC106758908 gene encoding uncharacterized protein LOC106758908 produces the protein MNEHNMTISEPFNVSLQQHTNPTVDTISLISLTSAQMQGFLMMELERGPRYQAYAELRERKLRMKNMRQQEEEEEDVEMEVEAKVLTPPRKKQVKFQGGVVSGRKGSSSIVAQSVPDFSAALRKENRKPVNGNVLPTLMELTPPSKSASGVLSSARGSKSANAGEKKRGGGGCGGVLMPRKSYASIDELKSLSSATANAINGESRVGGRNSRVMTRKSFIGYRQHV, from the coding sequence ATGAATGAACACAACATGACAATATCAGAGCCTTTCAACGTCTCTCTGCAGCAACACACGAACCCCACAGTTGACACCATCTCCCTCATCAGTCTAACCTCCGCGCAAATGCAAGGCTTTCTCATGATGGAGTTGGAGAGAGGACCAAGATACCAAGCATACGCTGAGCTGAGGGAAAGAAAGCTTCGAATGAAAAACATGAGACagcaagaagaagaggaagaggatgtGGAAATGGAGGTAGAAGCGAAGGTTTTGACGCCACCGAGGAAGAAACAGGTGAAGTTTCAAGGTGGCGTGGTTTCTGGGAGAAAAGGGTCTTCCTCTATTGTAGCACAGTCTGTTCCTGACTTTTCTGCTGCTTTGAGGAAGGAGAATAGGAAGCCGGTGAATGGTAACGTGTTACCTACTTTGATGGAGTTGACACCTCCTTCGAAGAGTGCGTCTGGTGTTTTGTCGAGTGCAAGAGGGAGTAAGTCGGCGAACGCAGGTGAGAAGAAAaggggtggtggtggttgtggtggggTACTCATGCCGAGGAAGAGCTATGCCAGCATTGATGAACTAAAGAGTTTGTCATCTGCTACTGCTAATGCCATCAATGGTGAGAGTAGAGTTGGAGGAAGGAATAGCAGAGTGATGACAAGAAAGAGTTTTATAGGGTACAGACAGCACGTTTGA